ACCGGTAGCAGTAAAACTGGACCCCGAGCGAGAGGGAATGTTGGTGCAGGAATGGACGGTTGTTTGCTGTGCCCCGGGACGACACAACAGAACGGTGCGGAAATTGAACATTTGTTTCACGGTTTATGAGGGGCAAcgcacactctcacacacagacacacagtcCCGCGCATGACGAGAACGGTAATTATATTGTTTATTGAAAAACAATTGATAACCATCGAAAGGGGTTACAATTCTTTTCATTACATCACACTATCGGTTACTTAAAATACAATTCCACGTGGGAAGTTGGCAAACAAATGTGCGAGTAATGTTTATTTGCGCAACGTGCTTTAATATGATCGGGGGAATTTGCTATTTGCTGACGAAGGTAGGCAGTCACTTCAGGTCAGATTCTGTCGTAGAAATTTCCAGGGCAATGAGGCAGTTGGCAATTGAAATACCAAGCCTAGATTTGTGCTTTGATGAAACATGTCTATCGGTAAGTAGCTCTAGACCTATTCTAAAAAGATGTTGCCCATCGATTGGTAGCTTATGAAGTAGCAAGAAATGTAATTCCAACCCTCATTCACCCATTTCGATCATTAATTTTTCTGCGAATATTAATATTCCAACGTACGCTCTTCTTATTTTGCAGCAGAAATTTCCGCATCAAATATGCCGAGTATGGTTCACATCAATTAAGCGTTATAATTGGGAATCTGATTTGTACTCGACCATTGTCCTCAACATTTGCTTTCAAGCTTTCAATAATCACATCAGACGTAGAGCATTTGACGTCGTTTCATACGTTCTAGACAGTTGAACATGGGCAGCATGGGGCGTTCCATGTATTCATCATGTCAATTGATGACGAAAGGATTCAAGGCATATTCACAATCACTCGCATGTCATGAAAATACTGCATTAATTAGAGTCTATGGTTACATGCTGCTGTATTGTTTGCATGTGCCTTGTACATTGATCGCATTTCCAAAGAACTCTCAATGTATCTCAAAAGGCAATTTCAGTACATACGAACGACATTCTCTAATTTAAGTCATAAGttgaatcgaagcaaaactgacaaagatattgatttttgataaaCTGCATTTCATACAAGGTTCAATGCATCTCTCTACTTTGAAAcgcttttcccaaaaccaatcGTTTTACAAAGTCGGTtaccatcgtagcataaaagctACTGAACGACTAATCGAACGACTTGAAATTTTCATTACTCAATGTGTTATTTGCGAAGTAGCCCAgtcaatttttcatttaaaaaatatgagccttttttgctttattatgcaaaacttgtttttttggggtaaaatcgtaaaaagcatcactttttcaacttcaagcAGCTGACGGACAAAAACTTGGTATATTTGGTAATACCCTACACCATGCCTTATCGATAAGGAcattggaattggaatcgaTAAGGAAATTGGACTAAACAGTGCCAGAAGAATCTAAGATATTGTACAAGAAAAATACAATTTCGGGAAAACGTTACTCTGATATCTCAATTGATCCAACACGAAACTATAATTCATCATATAAAATTTCGTATGAAATTGTACTTCAATACGACatttacaaaaataaaattctaTTAATTTTGTCAAAGAAAAACCATGAGAATTGACATTTTTTCCAGAATAATTGTTAGTCTACCCCTAAGAGATCGAATCCCTTACGATTTACACGTACGATGATTCGAAAAGAGTTCTCCACTTCTAGCCATTCGAGACAAGTTATTGAACATCCATCAGTATCTTCCAATTCCGCTTGGGACGAAGTTATGCTTGCTAATAGGTACAATTCTCAACACTTCAAAGTGGTTCCACACGCAATTTATTATACCTCCATCGCAAAATGCCTATAAAGTCCTTAACATACTTTACATAACAACATACGCTAGTCTGCATAAAAAACAGTAATGAGCAATATggcttcccttccttctcaTATGCTGTTTCGCATTCGTATTCAAATCCATTAATTAATGCTCTCCAACACATGCTAGCCGCTTCCGTCGCTACTGCCGCTacttcttcgccaaaaaccgtggcgaacaaacaaaagccACGGTTACATAAGCTGCAGTAGCAACATCCATGCCGTCCTCCCGCGTCAAGGTCCCATTCGTTCgcggaaaaccccttttcgccTCCCCGGTTTCTATTCGGGAGCATAAAAGAAAGCAATTGATGTGAGTGGAAGCTGCCAACTACCAGCTGGTCTGTAGCTTGTAGCCGCGGTGGAAACACCACACGAAGAAAAGGGACCGAACCGACTGTCCACCCCGGTACTGCATGCCAACAgtagtatcatcatcatcgtttcgtttcaacGTCAACGTTCTTTGTTGTGCTCGCGTTGTTCCGGTGGCTTTTGTGGGTATCGCGCATCGTGAAGGTTAAAAGTGAAACGCTGCCTCGTGTGAAACCTCGTAGATCCGCATTCCTTGCCCTAGTGAAagggatttctttttttgttgcgactTCTACACCGCACAGGTGtcaccgaaccaaaccgatgCAATCCCGTCGATGCCAAAGCCAAGGTGGCACTCGCTCTTACGCCCACCTAACTGTCCATCGTCAATCTATTGACACACGTGCGTGCGCCCCGAGTTGCTATCTGCGGGCTGCTCTTAACTGATTGCGAATCTAATTGTTATCCATTTGGGGTTTCAACATCAACGAAGAGCATTGTTGCGAACAAAATACAATACCACCTGGTACTACATTTTCTCTAGCCAACCTCAAAcatagaccaccaccaccactagggGCCACACAGGTGACTAAGGAGTTGCCAAAACGGCGGAAACGGAACCGACAGCACAAAGAACGAAACGACGAGAACGAAACCTCTCGCGAACgaagcgataaaaataaatctaaaaCAACATCGGCTCTGTCTTTGGCTGCGCGCTTGGTGAGCGCATTTCACTTTCTACTTTCTTTTTACGCTGGCAGTCCCGGTTTGGCGTcttggttttagttttttttttaagtacgAGCATCGAGTGTgcacgagagcgagagagcggaaGCCGCGAAAGACGCGAACTCGCGAGTCATTGCTTCCGTGCAAGGTAGCAAAGGTAATGCTTTCAAGGTCGCGTTCTCCGCCTGtaccgcgaccaccaccaacctgcGGTTCTAAAATTGGCCACGTTCCACCCTCGTTGTGTTGTGCGGCTTCGCGTGGTTCACACTCAGCGAGTTCCGAGTGGTGGCCGTTGTTTCAATGCAGAAACCGAAAAATGAGGGGAGGACGAGAGATGCAAATAGGCGAGCGGGATCGTGAGTACATTACTCAATCGTAAGCACTATAGACGCGCGTCTGGCGATCTTTCTTGCGCTGGCCAAGCACTGCACTTGCGTAACAGCAAGAAACGATCAGATGCTACGGGCAGTTAACGGACGTTTCAGCCAACCACAACACTCGACCAGCCGGTATTCGCATCTACAACACGACGATCCTCACGAATCCTTCATTTGTTTGGGATTCACGTAACTATGTATATACCAACTGGCAATGTCCGCTGGCAACGACAACCAATGTCGAATGCCGTGCGACAAATACATAGATATACatataatataatataataCAAACATTATCTACATCTTTCCTCAAACCCTATATGCTACAGGACGCAGCATCTTGCCAGGACCAATTCAAATGTTAACGAACTCCGCCATTTATCAGCCGATTTTGAGAAATGAACCAGATTTACTTATGCTGTACAATACAATGTATTAACAATTCACGCAGAGTACAACATCGATCAAATGATCGCCTCTATTAGATAAAAAAGGTGTGTACCTTTTTTGTAGTATTGTGCATTGTATTTGACAATATTTCGGGCGTAATAGCATCAATTTTTGTTCCGATATAAGCTTTTAGTTCTTCGATGGTCTTTGGTTTGCTAGCATTGCACCTTACTCTTCAAATAGCAACACAGACAAAGGTTAAGCGCCACCAAATCCCACAGATTAAATTCAAATCGTCAGTTTACATAGTTTAACGGTTATTTCTAATATTCTGCGCCCCAATTTTATCCTTCATTTATGGCGTTAATCGAAACATGATTAACATATGCGTAGGCTGACAAGAATCTGACCGATTTGTCCAAATAGGTAAAAAAAGGCGGAATTATCCAACATTTAGGTAGAATCCTTTCTAGATGGTGCACTTTGTACTCTTCTATAAGAAGAGTTCTAGTTCTTATAAGAACTATTCTcgagtaaaataaaattacttCATGGTTTTTATCGTCAACGAATACAATCATCTTTCCAGTATCGATTTCTATAAACGCTTATCCCGAAACCTAAACCACCACGAAAAAGTGAACAACGTTTTACTCACCTGATAAGATGATGACAGGAAAGGATCGCGGTTTTCGTCCATACCGGCCACATCGAGCGGACCAGGgaaaccaccgacaccactCACACCACCGattccgccgccaccgacaccgaggccaccaccaccaccaccactgccactaccaccggccGATAGCGAGCCGAGATTGGATTTGTTCGGGAAGGGTACGGACGTGGTACGCCGGTAGCGGGACGGCGAGTTGGCCAGATTCGATTGCAACGGTTGCAGCGCATTCGATTGATGGTGTCCATGGTGACCATGGTgtgactgttgctgatggtgctgctgctgctgttgctgctgttgatgcagaCTCTGTTGctgagcatgatgatgagattgttgctgctgttgttgctgcagatgGCCACCATTGCCAAGACCGTACGGTGAGAGCGATTGGTTGGTTTGCGATTGGTGGGGTGGTTTGCGGGCATGCAGCCCATTCGGCCCAAGACCGGACGGGTTGAGACCGGGCACCGAGCGTCCCCTATTCCAGGACGACAGGGCACTCTGTTGCTGATGcacctgctgatggtgatgatgctgctgttgctgctgttgttgctgttgctgctgttgctgctgctgttgggtggATTGCTGCTGTGACCAGGGCCCAGGATTCGACCAAGAAGGATACGAGTTTTTAtattggttttgttgttgctgttgctgctgttgctgttgctgttgctgttgttgctggagcaTTGCGTTACCGTGAGCGGAGAGACTGTTCGGTGAGATGCCATGATGGTGGCTGGGGAATCCACCTCCATGGGATGCTGTGATGGCGCGacgttgttgctgatgttgctgctgctgctgttgctgttgttgttgctgttgttgctgttgttgctgttgagcgGCGACTGCGGCCGCTGCTACTACGGCTCCATTGTATAGATTGCTTGAAAAGTTCTGACCAAACCCACCGAGACCGTTCATCGAGAGAtggccggcagcaacagcaccgcccGGTCCGCCGGCCTCATCCGGTCCGGTAGACCAGGGGCTCGAGTGATCGGCCCCGGTCCCGAAACCGAGTCCACTCGGGGCGAGACATCCGTTCATCAGATTCGAGGTGACCGAACTCAGGCAGCTCAAATCGGACGCCTTCAGGCTGAGCTCTTCGGCGACCGATTGCAACTGGAGCTGatcggctgctgcagcaccggCCGCTACGGCGGCTTCCAGCAACAAATTGTTGTTCGCACTGTTGGTATTGCCACCATTACCGCTGtttccgactccgactccgacgcTACTGCCGACGCCATTGgcgctgtggttgctgttgctgttgttattggcAACGATCGAAGGTGACGAGATGCTGCCACCGTTCAGCAGCGACGAAGTGATGACCGTACCATCGTCCCCTCCGGTACCGAGCGCAAGTGAAAGCTCACGAACCGTCGATCCAGATCCAGCACCGGACAGACAGCAACCACCATCGGAGGTAATGGCCGTCGTAATGATGCCCGGTACGGAgcccattccaccaccaccgccgcagcTGGAAGCGACCACGCTGGACGTCATCAGTA
The sequence above is a segment of the Anopheles darlingi chromosome 2, idAnoDarlMG_H_01, whole genome shotgun sequence genome. Coding sequences within it:
- the LOC125949255 gene encoding cytoplasmic polyadenylation element-binding protein 3-like — encoded protein: MGDFLYSSSVLTNESCVTNPSSLLDTLSINNLLNMKHLTSATVGGTGGGVGGGGEMATSTGVGGGGGASTGGVVPDVGLGTIGDGSVSSGSASSVSIGSKNNNGVLSSLGGGGGSGGNAGPNGSGVGVEDGGLLMTSSVVASSCGGGGGMGSVPGIITTAITSDGGCCLSGAGSGSTVRELSLALGTGGDDGTVITSSLLNGGSISSPSIVANNNSNSNHSANGVGSSVGVGVGNSGNGGNTNSANNNLLLEAAVAAGAAAADQLQLQSVAEELSLKASDLSCLSSVTSNLMNGCLAPSGLGFGTGADHSSPWSTGPDEAGGPGGAVAAGHLSMNGLGGFGQNFSSNLYNGAVVAAAAVAAQQQQQQQQQQQQQQQQQQHQQQRRAITASHGGGFPSHHHGISPNSLSAHGNAMLQQQQQQQQQQQQQQQQNQYKNSYPSWSNPGPWSQQQSTQQQQQQQQQQQQQQQQHHHHQQVHQQQSALSSWNRGRSVPGLNPSGLGPNGLHARKPPHQSQTNQSLSPYGLGNGGHLQQQQQQQSHHHAQQQSLHQQQQQQQQHHQQQSHHGHHGHHQSNALQPLQSNLANSPSRYRRTTSVPFPNKSNLGSLSAGGSGSGGGGGGLGVGGGGIGGVSGVGGFPGPLDVAGMDENRDPFLSSSYQDRTGLSNGLDMRSLEHCLSDIMRNVGEASQPDHLKGFLNCNTNTLQSLAQLHGKLDFHEFIPGKPFFTGLDEHLNDDDGSGGGGGGGIGNGGGGFLGGNQLQLNSPARSSPHSNGSETTERFSRKVFVGGLPPDIDEEEITSSFNTFGDLIVDWPHKAESKSYFPPKGYAFLLFQEERGVQKLIETCVPDDDKLYITVSSPTIKNKAVQIRPWKLADADFVLDASMPLDPRKTVFVGGVPRPLKAFELAMIMDRLYGGVCYAGIDTDPELKYPKGAGRVAFSNQQSYIAAISARFVQLQHGDIDKRVEVKPYVLDDQMCDECHGQRCGGKFAPFFCANVTCLQYYCEQCWGLIHAREGREYHKPLVKEGADRPRAVPFRWC